One genomic segment of Linepithema humile isolate Giens D197 chromosome 5, Lhum_UNIL_v1.0, whole genome shotgun sequence includes these proteins:
- the Tollo gene encoding toll-like receptor Tollo: MRRGGKMRGSPAFFAILLGTIFGVLGASLSKALRYKAPDECKWVTTGDAEDDVSLLCHLRTINSELENTNFSVIQPQHTVRLRLECSDALFYQSSLSAGSFRPLVELRELVIEYCKISNLSDDAFKGLRELRNLTLRTHNTDWSAMTLHVSAKTFTDELQQLEKLDLGENNMWGIPEGALCPLVNLEVLNMTRNRLRDVASFYFNATMKCLSNLQELDLSNNSIESLSSAAFSGLTRLHSLDLRCNAISFMADRTFEGLSLLAILKLADNRLASLPPELFSDARALQEIHLRNNTLSVLPPGLFSELTQLLVLDLSHNELTAEWVNAATFSRLVRLVVLDLSNNHIARLDSTVFRDLYSLQILRLQENLLESLPENTFSPLYNLHTLLLSDNQLTVIDATTLSGLYVLSLLSLDNNRLHTIHPGSLRNASSLQDFHLNGNRLTSVPDALKATPLLRTLDLGENLISEIPSGTFDHVAQLYGLRLTENHIGNLTKGVFDRIKELKILNLSRNRIQFIEPGTFDENLNLQAIRLDGNQLTDIAGLFTKLPNLVWLNVSDNKLKWFDYAMIPTGLQWLDIHSNEIRELGNYFEIETQLQLSTFDASENKLTEITGNAIPMSVELLFLNDNLISKVQSYSFFKKPNLTRVDLKGNQIRNLEPYALRISVVPPDKPLPEFYIGDNQYLCDCTMEWLQRVNRQNQSRVQPHVMDLESIYCKLLYDREHAFVPLVEASHSQFLCKYDTHCFALCHCCDFDACDCEMTCPQNCTCYHDQSWSANVVDCSNGGHVNKLPDQIPMDATRLYLDGNDLRVVSSHAFIGRKRLKVLFLNSSNIEIVQNRSFNGLRDLEDLHLQDNKIRELRGHEFEGLDALRQLHLQRNHIAAISNDTFAPLRSLRILRLQNNRLTMLAIWSLPLSVEITLAGNPWSCECDYLHSHREWTRERNITVADASALRCVYNITEFEAFGSEVFADDEFGFSVMTGRSSLRGNESVCSDEIGLDNDQHRNYTKTIIEKQVLQDYLPLLVATLASSLVVILLCMLAFVFRHELRVWFHSRFGVRIFYRNHEVDRDDRDKLFDAFVSYSSKDEAFVAEELAPVLEMGNPSYKLCLHYRDFPVGSFIADTIVQAVESSRRTIMVLSENFIKSEWCRFDFKSAHHQVLRDRRRRLILVLVGDVHQRDLDPDIRLYLKTNTYLQWGDKLFWEKLRFALPDVPNNQRTTQRTRSQPPPPVRRQHNNRTSNVGPRTVSVHI, encoded by the coding sequence ATGAGGCGCGGCGGCAAGATGCGGGGTAGTCCTGCCTTCTTCGCCATATTACTCGGCACGATATTCGGCGTTCTCGGCGCGTCTCTGAGCAAGGCGCTCCGATACAAAGCGCCGGACGAGTGCAAGTGGGTTACGACCGGTGACGCCGAGGACGACGTGTCGCTCCTGTGCCATCTGCGTACCATCAACAGCGAGCTGGAGAACACGAATTTCAGCGTGATACAGCCGCAGCACACGGTGCGCCTGCGGCTGGAATGCAGCGACGCGCTCTTTTACCAAAGCTCCCTGAGCGCCGGCAGCTTCCGGCCGCTGGTCGAGCTGCGGGAGCTCGTTATCGAGTACTGTAAAATTAGCAATCTGTCGGACGACGCGTTCAAGGGGCTGCGGGAGCTGCGCAATCTCACTCTGAGGACGCACAACACCGACTGGTCGGCGATGACGCTCCACGTCTCCGCCAAGACCTTCACCGACGAGCTTCAACAGCTGGAGAAGCTCGATCTTGGTGAAAACAACATGTGGGGCATACCGGAGGGCGCGCTCTGTCCGCTCGTCAACCTCGAGGTCCTAAATATGACGAGAAACCGGCTGAGGGACGTCGCGAGCTTTTATTTCAACGCCACGATGAAATGCCTGTCGAACCTGCAGGAGTTGGATCTTAGTAACAACAGCATCGAGTCGCTGTCGAGCGCGGCGTTCTCCGGTCTAACGAGGCTGCACAGCTTGGATCTGCGGTGCAACGCCATCAGTTTCATGGCGGATCGCACGTTCGAAGGCCTCTCGTTGCTGGCCATCTTAAAACTCGCCGACAACCGGCTCGCCAGCCTGCCGCCGGAGCTGTTCAGCGACGCGAGAGCCCTGCAGGAGATTCATCTGCGGAACAACACGCTGAGCGTGCTGCCGCCAGGATTGTTCAGTGAATTGACGCAGTTGCTGGTGCTGGACCTCTCGCACAATGAACTAACGGCGGAATGGGTGAACGCGGCTACGTTCAGCCGCTTGGTGCGTTTAGTGGTGCTCGATCTCTCGAACAATCATATCGCGCGACTCGATTCGACCGTCTTCCGCGATCTGTACAGTCTGCAGATTTTACGGCTGCAGGAAAATCTACTCGAGAGCTTGCCGGAGAACACATTCTCCCCGCTTTACAATTTGCACACGCTGCTGCTCAGCGACAATCAATTGACCGTCATAGACGCGACTACGCTGAGCGGCCTTTACGTACTCAGCCTGCTCTCGCTGGACAACAACCGGTTGCACACGATACACCCGGGCTCCCTGAGAAACGCCTCGTCTTTACAGGACTTTCATCTTAACGGTAACCGGCTGACATCGGTGCCGGACGCGCTGAAAGCCACTCCCCTCCTGCGCACCCTCGACCTCGGCGAGAACCTCATCTCCGAGATACCGAGCGGCACGTTCGACCACGTGGCGCAGCTGTACGGGCTTCGATTAACCGAAAATCATATCGGCAATCTGACGAAGGGCGTCTTCGATCGTATCAAGGAGCTGAAGATCCTCAACCTCTCGCGAAACCGCATACAGTTCATCGAACCCGGCACGTTCGACGAGAATCTAAATTTACAGGCGATACGTCTGGACGGCAATCAGCTGACCGACATCGCCGGCCTCTTCACCAAGCTACCGAATCTCGTCTGGCTGAACGTCAGCGACAACAAGCTCAAGTGGTTTGACTACGCCATGATACCGACCGGACTGCAGTGGTTGGATATACATTCCAACGAAATACGAGAGTTGGGAAATTACTTCGAGATCGAGACGCAGTTGCAGCTCAGCACTTTCGACGCCAGCGAGAATAAGCTCACCGAGATCACCGGCAACGCGATACCCATGAGCGTCGAGCTGCTGTTTCTCAATGACAATCTCATCTCCAAGGTGCAGAGTTATTCGTTCTTCAAGAAACCGAATTTGACGCGCGTCGATCTCAAGGGTAATCAGATACGAAATCTCGAGCCGTACGCATTGCGCATAAGCGTCGTGCCGCCGGACAAGCCGCTGCCGGAATTCTACATCGGCGACAATCAGTATCTCTGCGATTGCACGATGGAATGGCTGCAGCGTGTAAATCGGCAGAATCAATCGCGCGTCCAGCCGCACGTGATGGATCTGGAGAGTATTTACTGCAAGCTGCTGTACGATCGCGAGCACGCGTTCGTCCCGCTGGTCGAGGCGTCGCACTCGCAATTCCTCTGCAAATACGACACTCATTGCTTCGCCCTGTGCCACTGCTGCGACTTCGACGCCTGCGACTGCGAGATGACGTGTCCGCAGAACTGCACGTGTTACCACGATCAGTCGTGGTCGGCGAACGTGGTGGACTGCTCGAATGGCGGCCATGTGAATAAGCTGCCCGACCAGATACCGATGGACGCTACGCGCCTTTATTTGGACGGCAACGATCTGCGCGTCGTGTCGAGCCACGCGTTCATCGGCCGCAAGAGGCTCAAGGTGTTGTTTCTCAATTCCTCGAATATCGAGATCGTGCAGAATAGATCGTTCAACGGGCTGCGCGATCTCGAGGATCTACACCTGCAGGATAACAAGATACGCGAGCTGCGCGGCCATGAATTCGAGGGACTGGACGCGCTGCGGCAGCTGCATCTGCAGCGCAATCACATCGCCGCCATCAGCAACGACACGTTCGCGCCGCTGCGCTCTTTGCGAATTCTCCGACTGCAAAATAACCGTCTGACAATGCTGGCGATATGGTCGCTGCCTCTGTCCGTCGAAATCACTCTCGCCGGCAATCCCTGGTCCTGCGAGTGCGATTATCTGCATAGTCATCGCGAGTGGACGCGCGAAAGGAACATCACGGTCGCGGACGCGTCCGCGTTACGCTGCGTGTACAACATCACGGAATTCGAGGCGTTCGGCAGCGAGGTGTTCGCGGACGACGAGTTCGGCTTTTCCGTCATGACGGGCAGATCGTCGTTGCGCGGAAACGAAAGCGTCTGCAGCGACGAGATCGGCCTCGACAACGATCAGCATCGCAACTACACGAAGACCATCATCGAGAAGCAGGTGCTGCAGGATTATCTGCCGCTGCTGGTGGCGACTCTCGCCAGCTCCCTCGTCGTTATACTGCTGTGCATGCTCGCCTTCGTGTTCCGCCACGAGTTGCGCGTGTGGTTTCACTCGCGCTTCGGCGTGCGAATATTCTACCGGAATCACGAGGTCGATCGGGACGATCGGGACAAGCTGTTCGACGCCTTTGTGAGTTACAGTTCCAAGGACGAAGCGTTCGTCGCGGAGGAGTTGGCGCCGGTGCTCGAAATGGGCAATCCCTCGTACAAACTGTGCCTACACTATCGGGATTTTCCGGTCGGTAGTTTCATCGCCGACACCATCGTGCAGGCGGTGGAATCGTCGCGCCGCACGATAATGGTGCTGTCGGAGAACTTCATCAAGTCCGAATGGTGTCGCTTCGACTTCAAATCGGCGCATCATCAGGTGCTGCGCGACAGACGGCGCCGGCTGATCCTCGTTCTAGTCGGCGACGTGCACCAGCGCGATCTCGATCCGGATATACGGCTCTACTTAAAGACGAACACGTATCTGCAGTGGGGCGACAAACTCTTCTGGGAGAAGCTGCGATTCGCGCTGCCGGACGTGCCGAACAATCAGAGAACAACGCAGAGGACAAGGTcgcagccgccgccgccggtcCGACGGCAACACAACAACAGAACGTCGAACGTCGGGCCGCGCACCGTGTCCGTCCATATATGA